One Clavelina lepadiformis chromosome 1, kaClaLepa1.1, whole genome shotgun sequence genomic region harbors:
- the LOC143465113 gene encoding 26S proteasome non-ATPase regulatory subunit 13-like, with protein MLSVSDYLTEGKTSSPAHLTESWDKINELYSKKLWHQLTTLLQSFVKDESFQKGTTLLELYANFITEFENKINPLSLVEILCPYVIRQFTDSKEALDFLEKIKEKTKGYEEANILCLTAMGSIHLLLKDFDNTKKIMEECEQMLDALPGVTTVHSRFYELSSNYHQIQFNHNEYYKDALRYLGCVELDSIPVTEQQERAFNLGLAGLIGDKVYNFGELLQHPILDSLKGTNKQWLIDLLFAFNSGNIEKMDALKGYWSAQPDLIANEMKLRQKIMLLCLMEITFARPANNRHIDFSEIASKTGIPIDEVEILAMKAMSLGLVQGTIDQVEEKVNMTWVQPRVLDKQQISKMKSKLEAWCLDVNSMEATVANKASDILT; from the exons ATGCTTAGCGTCAGTGATTACCTGACTGAAGGTAAAACAAGTTCTCCTGCTCATCTAACCGAGTCCTGGGAcaaaattaatgaattgtACAGCAAAAA ATTATGGCATCAATTAACTACATTATTGCAATCGTTTGTAAAAGATGAGAGTTTTCAAAAG GGAACGACGTTGTTGGAACTCTATGCTAATTTTATCACAgagtttgaaaacaaaattaatccACTTTCACTCGTCGAAATTTTATGCCCTTATGTCATCAGACAGTTCACAG ATTCAAAAGAAGCCCTGGACTTCTTAGAGAAAATtaaagagaaaacaaaagGATATGAAGAGGCTAACATATTATGTTTAACCGCTATGGGAAGTATTCACCTTCTTTTGAAAGATTTTGATAATACAAAG aaaattatGGAAGAGTGTGAACAAATGCTTGACGCACTGCCAGGTGTAACAACAGTGCACAGCAGATTTTATGAACTTTCCAGTAATTACCATCAAATACAGTTTAACCACAATGAATATTACAAAGATGCATTGCGATATCTTGGCTGTGTGGAGCTAGATAGTATACCAG tCACGGAACAGCAAGAACGAGCTTTTAATCTTGGACTCGCCGGATTGATAGGAGATAAAGTTTATAACTTTGGAGAATTG CTACAACACCCCATCCTTGATTCATTAAAAGGCACAAACAAACAGTGGCTCATtgatttattgtttgcttttaataGTGGCAATATTGAAAAGATGGATGCCCTTAAAGGGTATTGGAGTGCCCag CCTGATCTCATTGCCAATGAAATGAAACTTCGACAAAAAATCATGTTGCTTTGTCTGATGGAG ATCACATTTGCTCGACCAGCCAACAACCGACATATTGATTTCAGTGAGATTGCTTCAAAGACCGGAATACCGATCGATGAAGTAGAAATCCTTGCTATGAAAGCAATGTCTCTTGGACTAGTACAAGGAACAATCGATCAG GTGGAAGAAAAGGTTAACATGACATGGGTGCAACCTAGAGTTCTTGACAAACAGCAG ATATCAAAAATGAAGTCAAAATTGGAAGCTTGGTGCTTAGATGTGAATTCAATGGAAGCAACTGTTGCAAATAAAGCTAGTGATATTCTGACATAA
- the LOC143463401 gene encoding KICSTOR complex protein ITFG2-like, translated as MRSVSFVNHLKLSTGGKVSQQCMALGDVDGDGQNELVVAVEGGDLKVYKGNSIEPWWKFNEAGDISCVEIGDVCNVGKDSVIAFTRNGPCSIIDLSISATDDGVSYTLKQDRLPANIINVLIGDVDKDEKKELIACHSDQSVSAYRWHEKEKKFILLQRWRLRNLAGNVTLHNASEKGRPTIMVSQPGCSYAILSVDWDAADNATSRLSHCTENIQYTPLSSRSRLQNPSVLCKILGDIRKSGEKMAGYFALCTLDGTLKLMEKDKMLWSLQVDHQLFALNKVDVLGDNREEVIVCAWDGQTYIVDHDRNVVRYQFQDNVQAFCAGKYSADGKTNLPCLVYADFHNKITLFYDVRLSFLKATDFLTVANGDAEMREVFTELGINEQEEKRSYLKNCLLTKVPTSSNDCLKS; from the exons ATGCGATCGGTATCCTTTGTTAATCACCTCAAGTTAAGTACAGGCGGAAAGGTGAGCCAACAATGTATGGCATTAGGAGATGTGGATGGAGATGGTCAAAATGAACTTGTCGTTGCAGTGGAAG GTGGTGACCTTAAAGTCTACAAGGGCAATTCCATTGAACCTTGGTGGAAATTTAATGAAGCTGGGGATATTTCATGTGTTGAAATTGGCGACGTGTGTAATGTTGGAAAAGACTCTGTGATCGCGTTTACAAGAAATGGGCCGTGTTCCATTATTGATCTTTCAATAAG CGCTACAGATGACGGTGTCTCATACACATTGAAGCAAGATAGATTACCAgcaaatataattaatgttcTTATCGGAGATGTGGACAAAGATGAAAAGAAAGAGTTGATTGCTTGTCACAGTGATCAATCTGTTTCTGCTTACCG GTGGCatgaaaaagagaaaaagttCATACTCCTACAAAGGTGGCGGTTGCGTAATTTAGCTGGCAACGTCACATTACATAATGCTTCAGAAAAGGGTAGACCTACCATTATGGTTTCACAGCCTGGTTGCTCATATGCAATTCTGTCTGTTGATTGG GATGCAGCTGATAATGCGACATCTAGATTGAGTCATTGTACAGAAAACATCCAGTATACTCCTTTGTCGAG TCGTTCAAGGCTGCAAAACCCATCAGTGTTATGTAAAATTCTTGGAGACATTCGAAAAAGTGGTGAAAAAATGGCAGGTTATTTTGCGCTATGCACTCTTGATGGAACTTTGAAACTCATGGAAAAAGACAAGATGTTGTGGTCACTGCag GTTGATCATCAGTTGTTTGCCCTCAATAAAGTAGACGTTTTAGGAGACAACAGGGAAGAAGTAATAGTTTGTGCTTGGGATGGTCAGACGTATATAGTTGACCATGATCGCAATGTTGTTCGATACCAGTTTCAGGACAATGTTCAG GCTTTTTGCGCTGGGAAATATAGTGCTGATGGCAAAACTAACTTGCCATGCCTTGTCTATGCCGATTTCCACAACAAGATTACACTTTTTTATGATGTGAGATTATCGTTTCTGAAGGCAACGGACTTTTTAACTGTAGCAAATGGTGATGCTGAAATGAGAGAAGTTTTTACAGAATTGGGAATAAATGAACAAGag GAAAAGAGATCATATTTAAAGAATTGTCTTCTTACAAAAGTTCCCACATCAAGCAATGATtgcttgaaaagttaa